One window from the genome of Daphnia pulex isolate KAP4 chromosome 9, ASM2113471v1 encodes:
- the LOC124203255 gene encoding uncharacterized protein LOC124203255, with protein sequence MEKDGRRHVVWCLNGKNYASWKFGMKLALQSVELWEVVNGTQRQPAERRNADQVIENAADITNWNKRNTTAMQNIFGAIKEDQSRILMSCSTAQEMWMKLETEYEEDAADNAPLLWTKFYGCTFRPSQSVSSFLTELEQIAFRLKSLNIAIDDNQIMAKILMSLPPEFRVFAFAWDSTPVAEKTLKKLTTRLIALDKSLRNDEEAKSTSDTAYLSKPNRDESQHKEQALPAQYGQNKGKSHPSSQHAGIPRTCWECNSTTHVRAQCRQYKRRREREGEEADRKRKRYDRHDRRDDKLCKLPGATGRCTHETPGCSTLQVSP encoded by the exons atggagaaagatggccgccgccatGTTGTATGGTGTCTGAATGGGAAAAACTACGCgtcttggaaatttggaatgaagcTGGCGTTACAAAGTGTTGAGCTTTGGGAAGTCGTGAACGGGACTCAACGGCAACCTGCTGAA AGACGCAATGCTGACCAGGTGATTGAAAATGCAGCTGATATAACCAActggaacaagagaaataccACGGCAATGCAGAACATATTTGGCGCCATCAAAGAAGACCAATCAAGGATCCTGATGTCTTGTAGCACAGCCCAAGAGATGTGGATGAAATTGGAGACTGAGTATGAAGAAGATGCCGCAGACAATGCACCTCTATTGTGGACAAAGTTCTATGGATGCACATTTCGACCAAGCCAAAGTGTATCAAGCTTCCTGACTGAGTTGGAACAGATAGCATTCCGTCTGAAGAGCCTCAACATAGCTATtgatgataatcaaataatggcAAAGATACTCATGTCGCTTCCTCCAGAGTTCCGTGTTTTTGCCTTTGCATGGGACAGCACGCCTGTTGCAGAGAAAACTCTCAAGAAACTGACTACTCGCCTTATAGCATTGGACAAGAGCCTgcgcaacgacgaagaagcAAAATCGACATCTGATACTGCCTATCTCAGTAAGCCGAACAGAGATGAATCACAGCACAAAGAGCAAGCACTTCCTGCCCAGTACGGTcagaacaaaggaaaaagccaCCCTTCCAGTCAACATGCTGGTATACCGAGAACATGCTGGGAGTGCAACTCCACTACGCATGTTAGAGCTCAATGCCGTCAATACAAACGCCGgcgtgagagagaaggagaagaagcggacagaaaaaggaagcgtTACGATCGACATGACAGAAGAGATGATAAACTATGTAAGCTCCCAGGAGCAACTGGCCGATGCACTCACGAAACCCCTGGCTGCTCCACGCTTCAAGTATCTCCGTGA
- the LOC124203256 gene encoding cuticle protein 18.6-like has product MMKFLIFATLIAVAMAGYEPAAKAVEEAAPAEPAPQPYSFGYGVKDEETYNDFDHAENADGEVVTGSYRVALPDGRTQIVTYRADKNGYTADVKYEGEAQYPEYVEPALKTTY; this is encoded by the exons ATGATGAAG TTCTTGATTTTCGCCACTCTGATCGCCGTTGCCATGGCCGGTTACGAGCCTGCCGCCAAGGCTGTTGAGGAGGCTGCTCCAGCTGAACCC GCCCCTCAGCCGTACAGCTTCGGCTACGGCGTAAAGGACGAAGAGACCTACAACGATTTTGATCACGCTGAGAACGCTGATGGCGAAGTCGTCACTGGATCTTACCGCGTCGCTCTCCCCGATGGCCGCACTCAGATCGTCACCTACCGAGCTGACAAAAACGGATACACCGCTGACGTGAAATACGAGGGAGAGGCCCAATATCCCGAGTACGTCGAACCTGCGCTCAAAACCacatattaa